In one Agathobacter rectalis ATCC 33656 genomic region, the following are encoded:
- a CDS encoding TIGR02530 family flagellar biosynthesis protein encodes MKNIINNYSSIEQLTNQYLNKQKSTEKKINGISFEEILKQQTQPVKFSKHASMRLTQRNINLSDDQSMRLQKGIAAADSKGVNDSLVLVDDIAFIVNVPSKTVVTAMDQAETNSNVFTNIDGAVIM; translated from the coding sequence ATGAAGAATATCATTAATAATTACTCATCCATAGAGCAGCTGACAAATCAATATCTAAATAAGCAAAAATCTACAGAAAAAAAGATAAATGGTATATCCTTTGAGGAAATATTAAAGCAGCAGACACAGCCGGTTAAATTCTCAAAGCATGCATCAATGCGGCTGACACAGAGAAATATTAATCTTTCCGACGACCAGAGCATGCGTCTTCAAAAGGGGATAGCAGCTGCAGATAGCAAGGGTGTAAACGATTCACTGGTGCTTGTAGATGATATTGCGTTTATAGTAAATGTGCCAAGTAAGACCGTTGTCACTGCAATGGACCAGGCGGAAACTAATTCAAATGTATTTACAAATATTGATGGCGCGGTAATTATGTAG
- the fliG gene encoding flagellar motor switch protein FliG → MIDDYSGLQKAAILLITLGPEKASAIFQHLKEDEIESLTLEIANTRSVSPQDKESVLDEYYQVCLAQQYIAEGGIGYAKELLEKALGSEKAQGVISKLTASLQVRPFEFVRKTEPAQLLNFIQDEHPQTIAMILSYLSSSQAAMILGALPPEKQADVARRIAQMDRTSPDVIKEVERVLERKLSSLVNQDYTIVGGIDSIVNILNSVDRATEKRIMESLEVDEPELAEEIRKKMFVFEDILLLDDRSIQRVLRDVENADLELALKSSTEELQNVIFRNLSKRLAAMIKEDMDFMGPVRMKDVEEAQQKIVAVIRKLEDSGDIVISRGGGDDIVV, encoded by the coding sequence ATGATAGATGATTACAGTGGTTTACAAAAAGCTGCTATTCTTTTAATTACACTTGGACCTGAAAAGGCTTCAGCCATCTTCCAGCATTTGAAGGAAGATGAGATAGAGAGTCTGACACTCGAAATAGCAAACACCAGAAGCGTCTCTCCGCAGGATAAAGAATCTGTTTTGGATGAATATTATCAGGTGTGTCTCGCGCAGCAGTATATTGCTGAGGGCGGCATCGGCTATGCCAAGGAGCTCCTTGAAAAAGCTCTTGGCAGTGAAAAGGCTCAGGGAGTTATTTCCAAGCTTACAGCATCATTACAGGTCAGACCATTTGAGTTTGTCAGAAAGACTGAGCCTGCACAGCTGCTTAATTTTATACAGGACGAGCATCCTCAGACAATAGCCATGATTCTTTCTTATCTGTCGTCTTCACAGGCTGCCATGATACTCGGTGCTTTGCCTCCGGAAAAGCAGGCTGATGTTGCCAGACGTATCGCCCAGATGGACAGAACATCACCTGATGTCATAAAGGAGGTCGAGAGAGTGCTGGAGAGAAAGCTTTCATCTCTTGTCAATCAGGACTATACAATTGTCGGTGGCATAGATTCTATTGTCAATATATTAAACAGTGTAGACCGTGCTACAGAAAAGCGTATTATGGAGTCACTTGAGGTTGATGAACCTGAGCTTGCAGAAGAAATCAGAAAGAAGATGTTTGTATTCGAGGATATCCTTCTCCTGGATGACAGGTCTATCCAGAGAGTGCTCCGCGATGTGGAGAATGCGGATCTTGAGCTTGCACTTAAGAGTTCTACAGAGGAACTACAAAATGTCATATTTAGGAATCTTTCAAAACGACTTGCCGCTATGATAAAAGAGGATATGGATTTCATGGGACCTGTACGTATGAAGGATGTTGAGGAGGCGCAGCAAAAGATCGTTGCTGTTATCAGAAAGCTTGAGGATTCGGGTGATATTGTCATTTCAAGAGGCGGAGGTGATGATATAGTTGTCTAA
- a CDS encoding MotE family protein, producing MAELNEAESTKDTKKTKKEKKMEEKAAKKAAKKAKKNHEADKPDAENDDSDSVSSKIVMVLVTILIIAIWLGIFAVFVKADVGGFGSTVLAPALKDVPVLSKILPDSGNITASESTETAGYTNLDDAVSRIKELEKQLDDANSKNQADAQTINDLNAQIQDLSTYKEEQAAFEEEKEKYYEEVVFSDKAPDIKEYKKFYEQVDPANAEILYKQVCEQLEQDDEIKDYAQTYSKMKPKEAAAIFDSMTDNLSLVAKILNAMDAQSRGNILGKMDSATAAKVTKIMNPSQN from the coding sequence ATGGCAGAACTAAACGAAGCAGAATCAACCAAGGATACTAAGAAAACAAAAAAAGAAAAGAAAATGGAAGAAAAAGCCGCTAAAAAGGCGGCTAAGAAAGCAAAGAAGAATCATGAAGCCGATAAGCCCGATGCAGAAAATGATGACAGTGATTCTGTCTCAAGCAAGATAGTCATGGTGCTTGTTACTATACTTATTATTGCAATATGGCTTGGAATATTTGCAGTTTTTGTAAAAGCAGATGTGGGTGGCTTTGGCTCGACTGTGCTTGCGCCGGCACTAAAGGATGTGCCTGTACTAAGTAAGATACTTCCTGATTCCGGCAATATCACTGCATCTGAGTCTACAGAGACCGCAGGCTACACAAATTTGGACGATGCGGTTTCGAGAATTAAGGAGCTCGAAAAGCAATTGGATGATGCCAATAGCAAGAATCAGGCAGATGCCCAGACAATCAATGATTTAAATGCCCAGATACAGGATTTGAGCACCTATAAGGAGGAGCAGGCAGCCTTTGAGGAGGAAAAAGAAAAATACTATGAGGAGGTTGTTTTTTCAGATAAAGCACCCGATATAAAAGAATATAAGAAATTCTACGAGCAGGTAGATCCTGCCAATGCAGAAATCTTATATAAACAGGTGTGTGAACAGCTTGAACAGGATGATGAAATTAAGGATTATGCCCAGACATATTCCAAAATGAAGCCTAAGGAGGCCGCAGCTATTTTTGACAGCATGACCGACAATCTGTCACTTGTTGCCAAGATATTAAATGCCATGGATGCCCAGTCGAGAGGTAATATCCTTGGTAAAATGGATTCGGCTACGGCGGCAAAGGTTACTAAGATTATGAATCCTTCACAAAACTGA
- a CDS encoding FliI/YscN family ATPase: MLEVAQKYLQLKSGEYYKCFGKVDKVVGLTIESIGPKAKLNDLCMIFLDKERRDYVMSEVVGFKDSHIILMPFDNVEGVGVGCIVENTGHPLTVAVGDELLGHTVDGIGRVTDCDEKDLKLDSEYPIEAPPPDPMSREIISDVLPLGVKAVDGLITVGKGQRIGIFAGSGVGKSTLIAEYFRDKGEDVLLMMDSLTRFSMAQREIGLASGEPPVTRGYPPSVYSEMPKLLERAGRADKGSITGLYTVLVDGDDFNEPITDTARSILDGHIMLDRKLGHKNHYPAIDVLQSISRVMSAIATKEHKNLAGRLKNVLATYTEAEDLINIGAYKNGSNQDIDYAIQKIGAVNSFLCQGTDEKFSFEEELELLEKVFE; encoded by the coding sequence TTGTTAGAGGTAGCACAAAAGTATTTACAATTAAAAAGCGGTGAGTACTATAAATGCTTTGGCAAGGTGGACAAGGTTGTCGGTCTTACGATAGAATCAATTGGTCCCAAGGCTAAGCTCAATGATCTTTGCATGATTTTTCTTGACAAGGAACGCAGGGATTATGTCATGTCTGAGGTGGTAGGATTTAAAGATTCACATATTATTCTGATGCCGTTTGACAATGTGGAGGGAGTCGGTGTCGGCTGTATAGTTGAAAATACAGGACATCCTCTCACGGTAGCTGTCGGTGATGAGCTTTTAGGCCATACAGTTGACGGAATAGGCCGTGTAACTGACTGTGATGAAAAAGACCTTAAGCTTGACAGTGAATATCCGATAGAAGCACCGCCACCTGATCCGATGTCCAGAGAAATTATCAGTGATGTGCTTCCTCTGGGAGTGAAGGCAGTAGATGGCCTCATCACAGTAGGCAAGGGACAGCGTATCGGTATTTTTGCAGGCTCAGGAGTCGGTAAAAGTACTCTCATCGCTGAATATTTTCGTGACAAGGGTGAAGACGTGCTTTTGATGATGGATTCACTGACACGTTTTTCTATGGCTCAAAGAGAGATAGGACTGGCATCCGGAGAGCCGCCTGTGACGAGAGGATATCCACCAAGTGTGTATTCTGAGATGCCAAAGCTTTTAGAGAGAGCAGGAAGAGCTGATAAAGGCTCTATCACAGGGCTGTACACTGTGCTTGTCGATGGAGATGATTTCAATGAGCCTATTACAGATACGGCGCGTTCTATTTTGGATGGCCACATCATGCTCGATAGAAAGCTGGGGCATAAAAATCATTATCCGGCTATTGATGTACTGCAGAGTATTTCGAGAGTTATGAGTGCTATAGCAACTAAGGAGCACAAAAATCTCGCCGGCAGATTAAAAAACGTGCTAGCCACATACACGGAGGCTGAGGATCTTATCAATATCGGTGCATACAAAAACGGCTCAAACCAAGATATCGACTATGCTATTCAAAAAATTGGTGCTGTTAACTCATTCCTTTGTCAGGGAACAGATGAGAAATTCAGCTTTGAAGAGGAACTTGAGCTTTTAGAGAAGGTGTTCGAGTAG
- a CDS encoding flagellar hook capping FlgD N-terminal domain-containing protein, whose translation MAITANVTNGKLDKTNTTPTQNRKTSSAKASGSNLGYDDFLKLLSAEMQYQDPLEPTSNTDYVAQMATFSQLEATLSMKESMSSSYDQTTKSAALSLVGKEVIVTDKDSASGYYSGKVDYVTYKDGKIQLSINEKMYDYSSLYSVSTDEYYDAIVNSSTFSSLIAKLPKIENLTIDSKDSIEEARKLYDGLSDYGKQFINASDYSKLQAYEDKLKELIAADKNNQADSKENDTNQTA comes from the coding sequence ATGGCAATTACAGCAAATGTTACAAACGGAAAGCTAGACAAGACAAATACTACTCCGACACAAAACAGAAAAACAAGCAGTGCAAAAGCAAGTGGCTCAAATCTTGGCTATGATGATTTCTTAAAGCTTTTAAGTGCAGAGATGCAGTACCAGGATCCGCTTGAACCAACAAGCAACACCGACTATGTGGCACAGATGGCTACATTCTCACAGCTGGAGGCAACTCTTTCTATGAAAGAATCCATGTCATCGTCATATGACCAGACTACAAAGAGTGCAGCACTTTCACTTGTAGGCAAGGAGGTTATTGTTACTGATAAGGATAGTGCTTCCGGATACTACAGTGGCAAGGTAGACTATGTCACATATAAGGATGGCAAGATTCAGCTGTCTATCAATGAAAAAATGTATGACTACTCTAGTCTCTATTCTGTATCAACGGATGAGTACTACGATGCAATTGTAAACTCAAGTACATTTTCAAGTCTTATAGCAAAGCTTCCAAAGATAGAAAATCTGACGATAGATTCAAAGGACAGCATAGAGGAAGCAAGAAAGCTGTACGACGGACTTTCAGATTATGGCAAGCAGTTTATAAATGCCAGTGATTACAGCAAGCTTCAGGCTTATGAGGATAAGCTTAAAGAGCTTATTGCGGCAGATAAAAATAATCAGGCTGACAGTAAAGAAAACGATACGAATCAGACTGCGTGA
- a CDS encoding flagellar M-ring protein FliF C-terminal domain-containing protein, with product MPERLKAILDKITAWWKKFNTKQRSVLISIVAVVIVALVILGVVISRPTQVELVEAQSASEASTIKGVLEDNNISYEVDSKLVFFVNKSDEVNAIMALGDNGIPAQAYSIDNVTDGSFSTTEADKQKKYQVYLEDKLKDHLEKQSYVNEASVDITMPDKDGTILKSKEEATAAVTLGLKDSITDDQAYAIARLVATALGNDTTKGITIIDKKANVLYSGGDSDTSAGLATSQLSYKQKLEEQVKNEVKKTLESSNIFSNIEVGMNLDIDFSKTETAQKNYTLPDGQTDTGLLDSESNYQSDATNGQAAVPGTDSNSDDTTYTTQDGTPSESSITDNDKKYLNDEKITTSKNDGGSIKYDSSSITVVATRYKVYDESTLEKNGKLKDTSWEEYKAKHADPVKVTDVDQDLVTSVQNATGISQISFLVYEQPEFVDKASGVRSLSDILQIAITVLIFALLGFVVFKSTRSSEEEPKEEELSVDSLLEQTAENNEPLEDIGYNEKTETRLLIEKFVDENPEAAAQLLRNWLNEDWE from the coding sequence ATGCCAGAACGTTTAAAGGCTATTTTGGATAAAATAACTGCATGGTGGAAAAAATTCAATACTAAGCAGCGCTCCGTGCTCATAAGCATAGTAGCTGTGGTTATAGTGGCTCTTGTAATACTTGGCGTAGTCATATCAAGACCTACACAGGTTGAGCTGGTCGAGGCACAGAGTGCATCAGAGGCTTCCACAATAAAGGGAGTACTTGAAGATAACAATATAAGCTATGAGGTGGACAGCAAGCTTGTGTTTTTTGTCAATAAATCAGATGAGGTAAATGCCATTATGGCACTGGGTGATAACGGCATCCCTGCGCAGGCGTACTCGATAGACAATGTCACAGACGGCAGCTTCTCAACAACCGAGGCTGATAAGCAGAAAAAGTATCAGGTGTATCTGGAGGATAAGCTTAAGGATCATCTGGAAAAACAGTCATACGTAAATGAAGCAAGCGTTGATATCACTATGCCTGACAAGGATGGTACCATTCTTAAATCAAAAGAGGAGGCAACTGCGGCTGTCACTCTTGGACTTAAGGATTCGATTACAGATGATCAGGCCTACGCAATAGCACGTCTTGTTGCAACAGCTCTTGGAAACGATACCACAAAGGGCATTACTATCATCGACAAAAAGGCCAATGTACTTTACTCGGGCGGAGATTCCGATACCTCGGCAGGTCTTGCGACATCACAGCTTTCTTATAAGCAAAAGCTGGAGGAGCAGGTGAAAAATGAAGTCAAAAAGACCTTAGAGAGCTCAAATATTTTCTCGAATATTGAAGTTGGCATGAATCTGGACATAGATTTCAGTAAGACTGAAACAGCCCAGAAAAATTACACTTTGCCTGATGGACAGACCGATACAGGTCTTTTGGACAGTGAGTCGAATTACCAGTCGGATGCAACCAATGGTCAGGCTGCGGTTCCCGGAACTGATTCAAACAGCGATGATACTACATACACTACACAGGATGGCACTCCATCAGAGTCATCAATTACAGATAACGACAAAAAGTATTTAAATGATGAAAAAATCACTACAAGTAAAAACGATGGAGGCTCAATCAAGTATGATTCATCTTCAATTACCGTAGTTGCCACCAGGTATAAGGTATATGATGAAAGCACTCTTGAAAAGAACGGAAAGCTCAAGGATACAAGCTGGGAGGAATACAAAGCAAAGCATGCAGATCCGGTCAAGGTGACGGATGTAGACCAGGATCTTGTAACTTCCGTGCAGAATGCAACAGGTATCTCACAGATTTCATTCCTTGTATATGAGCAGCCGGAGTTTGTTGACAAGGCATCTGGCGTGCGTTCGTTGAGTGATATTTTACAGATTGCAATCACTGTCCTTATTTTTGCACTGCTTGGCTTTGTGGTATTTAAGAGCACAAGAAGCAGTGAGGAAGAGCCAAAAGAGGAGGAGCTGTCTGTAGATTCTCTTTTAGAACAGACTGCTGAGAATAATGAGCCTCTTGAGGATATTGGATATAACGAGAAGACGGAGACACGTCTTCTGATAGAAAAATTTGTTGATGAAAATCCCGAAGCGGCTGCGCAGCTGTTGCGTAACTGGCTTAATGAGGATTGGGAGTAG
- the fliJ gene encoding flagellar export protein FliJ has protein sequence MGKFKYSMQNILDIKIKLETQAKNEFSEANRAYLIEKEKLEELFKKRAVYEAALKEQLSGSLNISEINICKKNINSLKSAIRTQLMNVKKAEDMLEVKRVALNELMKERKTHEKLRDKKFEDFQKEEKDNESKEIDQLVSFTYNS, from the coding sequence ATGGGAAAATTCAAATACAGCATGCAAAATATACTTGATATAAAAATAAAGCTTGAAACACAGGCAAAGAACGAGTTTTCGGAAGCAAACCGTGCTTATCTGATTGAAAAAGAAAAGCTCGAAGAGCTGTTTAAAAAGCGTGCAGTCTATGAAGCTGCTCTTAAGGAACAGCTTTCAGGCAGCTTAAATATATCTGAAATTAATATTTGCAAAAAAAACATAAATTCACTCAAATCGGCTATCCGCACACAGCTTATGAATGTAAAGAAAGCGGAGGATATGCTGGAGGTTAAAAGAGTGGCATTGAATGAGCTTATGAAAGAGCGTAAGACGCATGAGAAGCTGCGCGATAAGAAATTTGAGGATTTTCAAAAAGAGGAAAAAGACAACGAATCCAAAGAGATAGACCAGCTTGTGAGCTTTACCTATAATTCGTAG
- a CDS encoding flagellar hook protein FlgE: MMRSLYSAVSGLKTHQTRMDVIGNNIANVNTEAFKASSVRFSEIMYQTTSGASAGNGAAGTGGKNAKQIGLGVKSGATAVNITGAGSAETTGNPFDLRLNDKNATNFFVVSDGTNRLFTRAGDFYVDGNGYLCMSSTGYTLQGWQVDAKGTVIKDTVSSLQVMSSATKTSAPEATTKAYVSGVLDKNDAQAADTGRIITIGFFDDLGYNYTAKFGIKKTNTDGTYDVTLKDIVDSKGNSIFDVDKDGNFITSQGPNGQTMYSYKGRAVDPQTIFEDASLVFDQSEGTFTSISSANSPAAKTINLNLSVLNTQDASINGSNFSNIEVDFSKSMNYNNNGTSTIGGMNGDLQGDGKGKALGALTGITVSDDGKIYGSYDNGNTVLLCQIAVAQFANASGLEKIGDNCYQSTLNSGEFDGIGVEISADGGSISSGELEMSNVDLSSQFTDMIVTQRGFQANSRVITTSDTLLEELINLKR; the protein is encoded by the coding sequence ATGATGAGATCACTTTATTCTGCTGTGTCAGGACTCAAGACACATCAGACAAGAATGGATGTTATTGGTAACAACATCGCAAACGTAAATACTGAGGCCTTTAAGGCATCTTCAGTGCGTTTCAGTGAGATTATGTACCAGACTACATCGGGCGCTTCGGCCGGAAACGGAGCCGCCGGTACCGGTGGAAAAAATGCAAAGCAGATAGGTCTTGGTGTAAAGTCGGGTGCCACTGCTGTAAATATTACCGGAGCCGGTTCTGCTGAGACTACCGGTAATCCATTTGATCTTAGATTAAATGACAAAAACGCGACTAACTTTTTTGTGGTAAGTGATGGAACAAACCGTCTTTTCACCCGTGCCGGCGATTTCTATGTAGATGGTAACGGCTATTTATGTATGAGCTCTACAGGATATACATTGCAAGGATGGCAGGTAGATGCAAAGGGCACCGTGATAAAGGATACGGTATCATCACTGCAGGTAATGTCGTCTGCCACTAAAACCTCAGCTCCGGAGGCTACAACAAAGGCATATGTATCAGGTGTGCTTGATAAAAATGATGCCCAGGCAGCCGACACCGGAAGAATCATCACTATAGGCTTTTTTGATGACCTGGGATACAACTATACTGCAAAGTTTGGTATTAAAAAGACAAATACCGATGGTACATATGATGTAACGCTTAAGGATATCGTTGATTCTAAGGGAAATTCAATATTTGATGTGGACAAGGATGGTAATTTTATTACAAGCCAGGGACCAAACGGACAGACAATGTACTCGTATAAAGGAAGGGCTGTAGATCCCCAGACTATATTTGAGGACGCTTCGCTCGTTTTTGACCAGAGTGAGGGTACTTTTACATCAATTTCAAGTGCAAATTCACCGGCTGCAAAGACAATAAACCTGAATCTTTCCGTCTTAAACACACAGGATGCCTCAATCAACGGAAGTAATTTCAGTAATATAGAAGTGGATTTCAGCAAATCCATGAACTATAATAATAACGGAACCTCTACTATCGGAGGTATGAACGGTGACTTGCAGGGCGATGGCAAGGGAAAAGCACTCGGAGCACTTACAGGCATAACTGTCAGTGACGATGGTAAGATATACGGTTCATATGACAATGGTAATACAGTTTTACTCTGCCAGATAGCTGTGGCACAGTTTGCCAATGCATCAGGTCTTGAAAAAATCGGAGACAACTGCTATCAGAGCACATTAAACTCAGGTGAGTTTGATGGAATAGGAGTTGAAATATCAGCTGACGGAGGCTCTATCTCATCAGGAGAGCTTGAGATGTCAAATGTAGATTTGTCTTCACAGTTTACGGATATGATAGTAACTCAGCGTGGATTTCAGGCAAACTCACGTGTCATCACTACATCTGATACACTTCTCGAGGAGCTTATCAATCTTAAGAGATAA
- a CDS encoding flagellar hook-length control protein FliK — protein MADNTISPVVPNVSGGRNVSTGQKAVTQTAAQSGIDFKSYLGGRTAVQDNSTTFLKRRNSYTLNKNNTKEISIKTASKNSPTESEVKKITDDISSQIVEKVTDDLDISEDELNNAMQLLGLTAMDLLNPANLSALYCEVTGNASDPQALVLNADFTALFNDVSQVASENDAQLDLLSQLTASDDGEILDADIVSSADTTEKTVDSSYDDTAASGQNINDTADEAVKVYDGGTQDSSYQNSDEGTSSGETGNGIISDENTEKTQSKSQVDSSFDDSGERVLHHDDDAHSDNSVLHASVSEQLNTDTSFEMSQSQSRLRVDTTDIIRQIVDSMSISNTTEESAINLQLTPESLGRMYINVSQKNSEISARIAVSNEAVKEALQTQMVNLKEALNNSGIRVNEVEITVASHEFERNLEQGAANDSRQQESTNSYNGSNSSDSGIDSDMMQDRAEERLVTQIMRDNGNSVDFTA, from the coding sequence ATGGCAGACAATACAATATCACCTGTTGTACCAAATGTATCAGGTGGACGGAATGTTTCGACAGGGCAGAAGGCTGTAACGCAAACAGCTGCACAATCCGGTATTGACTTTAAAAGCTATCTTGGCGGCCGGACAGCTGTGCAGGATAACAGCACTACATTTTTAAAGCGAAGAAACTCTTATACTTTAAATAAAAACAATACTAAGGAAATAAGCATCAAAACTGCATCAAAAAACAGCCCTACAGAAAGCGAAGTTAAAAAAATCACAGATGATATATCTTCGCAGATAGTTGAAAAAGTAACTGATGACCTCGATATATCTGAGGATGAACTTAATAATGCAATGCAGCTTCTTGGACTGACAGCTATGGATTTACTCAACCCTGCAAATCTGTCGGCATTATATTGTGAGGTCACCGGAAATGCATCTGATCCACAGGCACTTGTTTTAAATGCCGACTTTACTGCACTGTTTAATGATGTGTCTCAGGTTGCATCTGAAAATGATGCACAGCTTGATTTATTATCACAGCTTACTGCTTCAGATGATGGTGAAATACTAGATGCAGATATAGTTTCTTCGGCTGATACAACGGAAAAAACGGTTGACAGCAGCTATGACGATACAGCAGCTTCGGGTCAGAATATAAACGACACTGCTGATGAAGCTGTTAAGGTATATGATGGCGGTACACAGGACAGTTCTTACCAAAACTCGGACGAAGGCACTTCTTCAGGCGAAACAGGCAATGGTATTATATCAGATGAAAATACAGAAAAGACTCAGTCAAAGTCTCAGGTTGACAGTAGCTTTGATGATTCCGGTGAGCGCGTGTTGCATCATGATGATGACGCACACTCAGACAATTCAGTACTTCATGCATCTGTCAGCGAACAGCTGAATACCGATACTTCATTTGAAATGTCACAGTCACAAAGCCGATTACGTGTTGATACGACCGATATCATCAGACAGATTGTCGACAGTATGAGCATATCAAACACCACTGAAGAATCGGCAATTAACCTTCAGCTTACACCTGAAAGCCTTGGAAGAATGTATATCAACGTATCTCAGAAGAACAGCGAGATATCTGCAAGAATTGCAGTTTCAAATGAGGCTGTAAAAGAAGCCTTACAGACACAGATGGTCAATCTCAAGGAAGCCTTAAACAATTCAGGCATCAGGGTAAATGAGGTGGAAATCACCGTTGCATCACATGAGTTTGAGAGGAATCTCGAGCAGGGTGCTGCAAACGACAGCAGACAGCAGGAGAGCACAAATTCCTATAATGGTTCAAACAGCTCTGACAGCGGCATAGACAGCGATATGATGCAGGATCGCGCTGAAGAAAGACTTGTGACACAGATTATGAGAGATAACGGAAATTCAGTAGATTTCACAGCATAA
- a CDS encoding motility protein A yields the protein MDIASLLGVILGIGMVLFGIIQNGGVPALLNFLDAPSAIITIGGSLSAVLCSNKLSGFIAGIKSFALPFKEKSVDPGETINKIIELSNVSRKEGLLALEEAAGSIDDEFLKKGIMLVVDGTDAELVRGILETDMLSMEERHKKTISFWEFWGEQGPAWGMIGTLIGLINMLKNLEDSSTIGPNMAVALVTTFYGSLIANWLCAPFANKLKANNELELTLKTLIIEGLLSIQAGENPRVIEEKLKSFLSPDKREALSPEGGGEE from the coding sequence GTGGATATAGCATCTCTTTTAGGAGTAATTCTTGGTATCGGAATGGTTTTGTTCGGTATCATTCAAAATGGTGGGGTACCTGCATTATTAAACTTTCTTGATGCGCCCTCTGCAATTATCACGATAGGTGGTTCACTCTCGGCTGTGCTTTGCTCTAACAAGCTATCGGGCTTTATAGCCGGAATCAAGTCATTTGCACTTCCTTTTAAGGAAAAGAGCGTAGACCCTGGAGAGACAATAAATAAAATAATAGAGCTGTCAAATGTCAGCCGTAAGGAGGGACTTTTAGCCCTCGAGGAAGCTGCCGGCAGTATAGACGATGAATTCTTAAAGAAGGGTATTATGCTTGTAGTAGACGGTACGGATGCAGAGCTTGTGAGAGGCATTCTTGAAACAGATATGCTAAGCATGGAGGAACGTCATAAGAAAACAATTTCTTTCTGGGAATTCTGGGGAGAGCAGGGTCCTGCCTGGGGTATGATCGGTACACTTATCGGTCTTATCAATATGCTTAAAAACCTTGAGGATTCTTCAACAATAGGTCCGAATATGGCGGTTGCCCTTGTTACTACATTCTACGGTTCGCTTATTGCCAACTGGCTTTGCGCCCCATTTGCTAACAAGCTTAAGGCTAACAATGAGCTTGAGCTCACTCTCAAGACTCTTATCATAGAAGGTCTGCTTTCCATTCAGGCGGGTGAAAACCCACGAGTTATTGAGGAAAAGCTCAAGTCCTTCCTTTCACCTGACAAGAGAGAGGCTCTCTCACCAGAAGGCGGAGGTGAGGAATAG
- a CDS encoding FliH/SctL family protein: protein MSNILKQYRVAGEDKNVRVINSNSMIKQIFADSISRPADSYTGISSDAQSSLGKTKSQSPDTQESGFNDGINAAVVTEIDVSAEKERLLEEAKLEADSILDKAKAEASRLLDEAKQRAQILYADNKSKGYEDGLAECQREFDEKEISLRQELSDKESSLKSKYDAYSKELESDLIDAIIQVFNKVFKIQFDDKKDILFHLVENTMSNIEVGKEFRIHVAYSNYKFMMSHLDEIQERIGNDIDIEVVNDANLDTSGCFIETSFGVFDCGIDMELNNLVKDIRSLCS, encoded by the coding sequence TTGTCTAATATATTAAAGCAGTATCGTGTTGCCGGAGAAGATAAAAATGTCCGTGTGATAAATAGCAATTCCATGATAAAGCAGATTTTTGCCGACTCCATAAGCCGCCCCGCTGATAGTTATACAGGCATATCATCTGATGCACAGAGCAGCTTAGGAAAAACAAAATCGCAAAGTCCGGACACGCAGGAGAGTGGCTTCAATGATGGCATAAATGCTGCTGTAGTCACAGAAATAGATGTTTCAGCTGAGAAGGAAAGGCTCTTAGAGGAAGCAAAGCTTGAGGCTGATAGCATATTGGACAAAGCAAAGGCAGAGGCCTCAAGACTTTTAGATGAGGCTAAACAACGTGCACAGATTCTATATGCTGATAACAAGTCAAAGGGCTATGAGGATGGTCTGGCTGAGTGTCAGAGAGAGTTTGACGAAAAAGAAATATCTTTAAGACAGGAGCTTTCAGATAAAGAAAGCTCTTTGAAATCAAAATATGATGCTTATTCAAAGGAGCTTGAATCAGATCTGATAGATGCAATAATTCAGGTTTTTAACAAGGTCTTTAAAATACAGTTCGATGATAAAAAGGATATCTTGTTTCATCTGGTTGAAAATACCATGTCAAATATAGAGGTGGGCAAAGAATTTCGTATACATGTAGCTTATTCAAACTATAAGTTTATGATGTCGCATTTGGATGAGATTCAGGAACGCATAGGCAATGATATTGATATCGAGGTTGTAAATGACGCAAATCTTGACACGAGCGGCTGCTTCATTGAGACAAGCTTTGGAGTGTTTGACTGTGGAATTGATATGGAGCTCAACAATCTGGTGAAGGATATACGCTCACTTTGCAGCTGA